A window of the Corallincola holothuriorum genome harbors these coding sequences:
- the galU gene encoding UTP--glucose-1-phosphate uridylyltransferase GalU, whose protein sequence is MIRKCLFPVAGYGTRFLPVTKSMPKEMLPVVNKPLVQYGVEEAVDAGLDQIGFVTGRGKRAIADHFDISYELENEIAGTSKEAFLTDIRTLIETTDFSYTRQNHMKGLGHAILSGETLVGNEPFAVVLADDLCLGEDDGVLSQMVKLYRQFRCSIVAIEEVPMDETYKYGVIKGTEMKDGLFRVEDMVEKPAPEDAPSNLAIIGRYILTPDIFDLIKETPPGKNGEVQLTDAILKQAKDGCVLAYKFRGTRFDCGSVDGFIEATNHVYQHVYKAEEAAKKVTPLTASKPDKEAESA, encoded by the coding sequence ATGATACGCAAATGTTTATTTCCGGTGGCGGGCTACGGCACACGCTTTTTACCGGTAACCAAATCAATGCCAAAAGAGATGCTCCCCGTCGTGAACAAGCCGTTGGTGCAATACGGTGTTGAGGAAGCCGTTGACGCTGGTCTGGATCAAATAGGCTTCGTCACCGGACGAGGTAAGCGCGCTATCGCTGATCATTTCGATATTAGTTATGAGCTCGAAAATGAGATCGCCGGTACATCGAAGGAAGCATTTCTTACTGATATACGCACGCTGATCGAAACCACCGATTTTTCCTACACCCGCCAGAACCACATGAAAGGGCTTGGCCATGCCATTCTTTCCGGAGAAACCTTGGTAGGTAATGAACCGTTTGCGGTGGTATTGGCCGATGATCTCTGTCTTGGCGAGGACGACGGCGTTTTGAGCCAGATGGTGAAACTGTATCGCCAGTTCCGTTGCTCTATTGTCGCCATCGAAGAAGTACCGATGGATGAAACCTACAAGTACGGTGTCATCAAAGGTACCGAGATGAAAGATGGCTTGTTCCGTGTTGAAGATATGGTAGAGAAGCCAGCACCCGAAGATGCACCGTCCAACTTAGCCATTATTGGTCGCTACATACTAACACCCGATATTTTTGACCTGATTAAAGAGACCCCCCCCGGTAAAAATGGCGAGGTACAATTGACCGACGCCATTCTTAAACAGGCAAAAGATGGTTGTGTACTGGCGTACAAATTCCGCGGCACCCGATTTGACTGCGGCAGTGTAGATGGCTTTATTGAAGCCACAAATCACGTTTACCAACATGTCTACAAAGCGGAAGAGGCGGCAAAGAAAGTCACTCCTCTCACCGCCAGCAAACCAGATAAAGAGGCCGAAAGCGCCTAA
- a CDS encoding XrtA/PEP-CTERM system-associated ATPase encodes MYEHFYGFSEKPFQLTPDPRFFFASDSHQRAMSYLRYGLSQGEGFIVVTGPIGTGKSTLVRNLLSELSDNRVVAAQLVSTNLAPGDLLQLVADAFGIQGDFPTKAGLLKAIEQFLSGIYRRGQRALLVVDEAQNLPAETVEELRMLSNFQRNNKPLFQSFLLGQEELKQTIESPGMEQFRQRVIASCHLEALSESELVDYIEHRLSRVGWQGCPKISEQAMLAIHEATAGIPRRVNLFCDRLLLFGYLEELADFDLETVQAVAKDLYQEPAAKKELSEPVADQPMAAASSANNPVAGIAASPYVTARDVDKVANIATVAHYLDQQLVEKVALLRQLDEQIAAKREQLELLNASAEVPSSPPEEENVTVLKPAGEMSEVSTD; translated from the coding sequence ATGTACGAACATTTTTATGGCTTCAGCGAGAAACCGTTTCAGCTAACCCCGGATCCAAGGTTTTTCTTTGCCAGTGACAGTCATCAACGTGCGATGTCATATCTTCGCTACGGCTTGTCGCAGGGCGAAGGTTTCATTGTTGTTACTGGGCCAATCGGTACTGGGAAATCGACGCTTGTCCGTAATCTTCTGTCTGAGCTAAGTGATAACCGAGTTGTTGCAGCGCAGCTGGTTTCTACTAATCTAGCGCCGGGAGATCTCTTACAACTCGTTGCAGATGCCTTTGGTATTCAGGGAGATTTTCCGACTAAAGCGGGGTTGCTGAAAGCGATTGAGCAGTTCCTTTCCGGAATATATCGGCGGGGACAGCGTGCCTTGCTGGTGGTGGATGAGGCTCAGAATCTGCCTGCTGAGACGGTTGAAGAGTTGCGTATGTTGTCCAATTTCCAACGCAACAATAAGCCGCTATTTCAATCGTTCTTGTTAGGGCAAGAGGAGCTTAAGCAAACGATAGAATCGCCGGGAATGGAACAATTTAGGCAGCGAGTGATAGCTAGTTGTCACTTGGAGGCTCTATCGGAATCGGAGCTGGTTGACTACATAGAACATCGCCTTAGCCGAGTCGGTTGGCAGGGGTGTCCCAAAATTTCTGAACAGGCCATGTTGGCAATCCATGAGGCGACGGCGGGCATTCCGCGTCGTGTGAACTTGTTCTGTGACCGGCTGCTGTTATTTGGCTATCTCGAAGAGTTGGCCGATTTTGATTTGGAAACAGTGCAAGCCGTGGCAAAGGATCTTTATCAAGAGCCTGCCGCGAAGAAGGAGTTAAGCGAACCCGTAGCCGATCAGCCTATGGCTGCCGCTTCTTCTGCTAATAACCCGGTCGCTGGAATTGCGGCTTCACCTTATGTAACGGCGCGGGATGTAGACAAGGTGGCGAATATTGCCACGGTGGCACATTATCTTGACCAGCAATTGGTGGAGAAAGTGGCATTGCTGCGGCAATTAGATGAGCAAATTGCTGCTAAGCGAGAGCAATTGGAGCTGCTGAATGCCAGTGCAGAGGTACCCTCTTCACCACCAGAAGAGGAAAACGTGACAGTGCTTAAACCCGCCGGTGAAATGTCTGAAGTGAGTACCGATTAA
- a CDS encoding XrtA-associated tyrosine autokinase codes for MGIIERALEKKAQQQNKSVSGEQPVNEGVAIDPLLQKQQSPADQALPTISSEDQQPVAETDRELEQQAVQIDMDRLRDKGMLVPDLERNRIKEEYRVIKRRLLNTAFNVAGPLADNANLVMVTSANPSEGKSFNAINLAMSIAHEQDRTVLLVDADVVKPSLTKELGIEPRPGLVDYLLGKVEDIGDVICNTNIPRLKIIQAGQSHHLTSELLASDKMRALVSELGARYPDRLVLFDSPPLLGVTEAHAMAQLAGQTVLVVSQGRTLKKDVQACVPLLNPDSAVGLLMNRAKPKDKKYYAYGYYNG; via the coding sequence ATGGGGATCATCGAGCGAGCGCTTGAAAAGAAAGCGCAGCAGCAAAACAAATCTGTTTCTGGTGAGCAACCCGTTAATGAAGGTGTTGCCATCGATCCATTGCTGCAAAAACAGCAAAGCCCAGCAGATCAAGCGTTGCCGACTATCTCCTCAGAAGATCAGCAGCCAGTTGCCGAAACTGACAGAGAGCTTGAGCAGCAAGCGGTACAGATTGATATGGATCGCTTACGCGATAAAGGCATGTTAGTGCCTGATCTCGAGCGAAACAGGATCAAAGAGGAGTATCGAGTTATTAAGCGTCGCTTGCTAAATACGGCGTTTAATGTCGCAGGCCCTTTGGCTGATAATGCTAATTTGGTGATGGTCACCAGCGCTAATCCATCTGAAGGCAAAAGCTTTAATGCGATCAATTTGGCGATGAGTATTGCCCATGAGCAAGACCGCACCGTTTTGTTGGTAGATGCTGATGTGGTCAAGCCTTCATTAACCAAAGAGTTAGGTATAGAGCCTCGTCCTGGATTAGTTGATTATCTGTTAGGCAAGGTCGAAGATATTGGTGATGTTATCTGTAATACCAATATCCCGCGCTTGAAAATTATCCAAGCAGGACAGAGCCACCACCTGACGAGTGAGTTGCTCGCGAGTGACAAAATGAGAGCCTTAGTATCAGAGTTGGGTGCTCGTTATCCTGATCGTTTGGTCTTGTTTGATTCTCCTCCTTTACTAGGGGTTACCGAGGCACATGCGATGGCGCAGTTAGCTGGACAAACTGTCTTGGTCGTTTCACAAGGTCGCACTTTGAAGAAAGATGTGCAGGCATGCGTCCCCCTACTGAATCCAGATAGTGCTGTTGGCTTATTAATGAATAGAGCCAAACCCAAGGATAAAAAGTATTATGCCTATGGATATTACAACGGCTAA
- a CDS encoding bifunctional diguanylate cyclase/phosphodiesterase, translating into MTADNQEMDNDELLFFADDEELVGSDGPELEKWRILIVDDDHEIHAVTQLALNGLTIFDRDIAFLHAYSADEAKELLQHEQDIAIVLLDVVMENDDAGLQLARYIRDDLKQDEVRIILRTGQPGYAPEEQVIKDYDINDYKTKTELTRNRLVTSIITAVRSYHQIRMLNQSRRGLEMIIKSSANLMEHHAMKGFAEGVLTQLASVLGVEPEGVLCARRGQFSSEEDTPDNSIYVLGAAGDFAPFVNQPLQDLPSQHIANLVESCLNEKAHQYEQDDTALFIASSDYEAAIYIDSARPLAQIDRNLLEVFLGNIGVGYENVSLFQRLQHAAYTDELTRLPNRAGFIQCLDGFITTAGKDQVVALVDLNQFSDINDGLGQEAGNQLLKAVAERLSQTLGESCTVARVSSDVFGIIGSEQIVTPDRLLSVFNHPFHAGEHMLPIKAAMGFCCQPQASGRGLDLLKQVYIALNLAKKNLSEKYAYYEQSLETSTSDRLNMIRSLRHDFSERRLQVWYQPQLSLANLKVSGMEALLRWPDGEGGYISPAVFIPLAEYSGLIVDIGAWVLEESLRQLKELQEQGFEELTVGVNVSMQQFRSVGFLDSVINTLAQLEMAPACLELEITESVVMDDPAVVIDTLGKLRAAGVKVSIDDFGTGFSSLSYLQQLPLDRIKIDRAFVTAVDDAQGAIIAETIVALGKKLKLTTVCEGVETEAQAAHMRQIGCDEAQGFLYARPMPFADLVNFLSKP; encoded by the coding sequence ATGACCGCAGATAATCAGGAAATGGATAATGATGAGCTACTGTTCTTCGCAGATGATGAAGAGTTAGTTGGTTCAGACGGCCCTGAACTGGAAAAATGGCGTATTCTAATCGTCGATGACGATCATGAGATACATGCCGTCACTCAGCTCGCCCTCAATGGTCTCACCATTTTTGACCGAGACATTGCGTTTCTGCACGCCTATTCCGCCGATGAAGCCAAAGAACTGCTCCAGCATGAACAAGATATCGCTATCGTGCTGCTTGACGTAGTAATGGAAAATGACGATGCCGGCCTGCAGCTTGCTCGCTATATACGCGATGATTTAAAACAAGATGAGGTACGTATCATTCTGCGTACCGGACAACCGGGTTACGCACCGGAAGAGCAAGTGATCAAAGATTATGATATCAATGATTACAAGACCAAAACCGAGCTCACCCGCAATCGCTTAGTCACCTCCATTATCACTGCTGTGCGTTCCTATCATCAGATAAGAATGCTCAACCAAAGTCGTCGCGGCCTGGAGATGATTATCAAATCCAGTGCCAATTTGATGGAACACCATGCAATGAAGGGCTTCGCGGAAGGCGTACTGACCCAACTTGCCTCGGTGCTAGGTGTTGAGCCAGAAGGTGTGTTGTGCGCGCGGCGCGGTCAATTCAGCAGTGAAGAAGATACACCAGATAATAGTATTTATGTCTTAGGTGCTGCTGGCGATTTTGCTCCCTTCGTTAATCAGCCACTGCAAGATCTCCCAAGCCAGCATATCGCCAATTTGGTAGAAAGCTGTTTAAACGAAAAAGCCCATCAATACGAACAAGACGATACCGCATTATTTATCGCCAGTAGCGACTACGAAGCCGCTATTTATATCGATTCCGCACGTCCGCTGGCACAAATCGACCGCAACCTTTTGGAAGTGTTTCTCGGCAACATTGGGGTCGGATATGAAAACGTCAGCCTGTTCCAGCGCCTGCAACATGCAGCCTATACTGACGAGCTGACCCGACTGCCTAATCGTGCCGGCTTTATTCAATGCTTGGACGGCTTTATCACCACCGCGGGTAAAGACCAAGTGGTTGCGCTGGTCGATCTCAACCAATTTTCCGATATTAACGACGGCTTAGGACAAGAAGCGGGCAACCAACTGCTCAAAGCTGTGGCAGAAAGACTATCGCAAACCTTGGGCGAGAGCTGCACTGTCGCTCGCGTCAGCTCAGATGTGTTTGGCATTATCGGTAGTGAACAGATAGTGACACCCGATCGCTTATTGTCAGTGTTCAATCATCCATTCCATGCTGGCGAACATATGCTGCCAATTAAAGCCGCCATGGGCTTTTGCTGCCAGCCACAAGCATCTGGCCGAGGACTTGACCTACTCAAGCAGGTCTATATTGCACTCAACTTAGCGAAAAAGAATCTGAGTGAGAAATATGCCTACTATGAGCAGTCTCTGGAAACATCGACCTCTGATCGCCTGAATATGATCCGCTCACTGCGGCATGATTTTTCTGAACGCCGATTACAGGTCTGGTATCAGCCACAACTTTCCTTAGCTAATCTGAAAGTCTCAGGCATGGAAGCGCTGCTGCGCTGGCCTGATGGCGAAGGCGGCTATATTTCACCCGCTGTGTTTATCCCGTTAGCAGAGTATTCAGGCCTGATTGTTGATATCGGTGCTTGGGTATTGGAGGAATCGCTGCGGCAACTAAAAGAGCTGCAGGAACAGGGATTCGAAGAACTCACTGTTGGCGTTAACGTCTCCATGCAGCAATTCCGTAGCGTTGGTTTTCTCGATTCGGTAATTAATACCTTAGCGCAACTAGAGATGGCGCCGGCATGTCTAGAATTAGAGATCACCGAAAGTGTGGTGATGGATGACCCAGCCGTAGTCATCGACACCCTTGGAAAACTCAGAGCCGCAGGCGTCAAAGTCTCTATTGATGACTTTGGTACAGGCTTTTCTTCGCTCAGTTATCTGCAACAACTGCCATTAGACCGGATTAAAATCGACCGCGCCTTCGTCACTGCTGTCGATGATGCTCAAGGAGCTATCATTGCCGAAACCATCGTTGCACTAGGTAAGAAGTTGAAGCTAACGACGGTGTGTGAAGGCGTAGAAACCGAAGCTCAAGCGGCACATATGCGCCAGATTGGTTGCGATGAAGCACAAGGCTTCCTCTACGCCAGACCAATGCCCTTTGCGGACTTGGTCAACTTCCTTAGCAAACCTTAG
- a CDS encoding hydantoinase B/oxoprolinase family protein — protein MHANGWQFWIDRGGTFTDIVALDPHGNNHQHKLLSENPTQYEDAALQGILDLLGLTALHQLQGVAIDAVKMGTTVATNALLERKGEATALLITQGFADALKIGYQHRADLFSLQIKRPAALYQQVVEVEERVAANGELISPLNTKRVLAQLTALHQQGIRAVAIALMHAYRYPDHEQQIAAIAQQVGFTQISVSHQVSPLIKLIGRGDTTVVDAYLSPILRRYVDRIEKTLGHCPLQFMQSSGGLTDAHSFQGKDAILSGPAGGVVGMVETARKAGFSQIIGFDMGGTSTDVSLFNGEYQRSFETEVAGVRMRAPMMKIHTVAAGGGSILAFDGARLTVGPASAGAYPGPACYRNGGPLTVTDINVLLGKIQPDFFPALFGKDGQQALDINQVKNDFQRLANQVSAAKGSASRPEQIASGMLRLAVNHMANAIKKISTQQGHDVGQFTLACFGGAGAQHACLVADQLGIRSVFVHRLSGVLSAYGMGLASVSHIQQQTIERPLDDFNQEALQALFHHQVEEAITALTRQHIAAADISCRNSVNLRYQGSDTQIEIELADTDSMTAAFRHKHQQQFGFTQDSPLIISGVQVEASAANRQHASQPSADDSPCALTRTQPCAITTRSVFMDGIWQQAPFYERTGLSSGATLAGPAIILEPATTVVIEPGWQARVSNDDGLILERVVQLAKNEDIDTSASPDPIMLELFNSLFMHIAEQMGTTLQQTASSVNIKERLDFSCAVFDSHGDLVANAPHMPVHLGSMSESVRSVIAQNHGRLKPGDSIMLNSPYHGGTHLPDITVVTPLFNQRGDKIQFFVASRGHHADIGGTTPGSMPAESSHIEQEGILFENFKLVSQGVLASDALLTALSQGKYPARTPLQNLADLKAQLAANQRGIMELTRTLNHFGEPAVAAYMRHVQNYAEQCVRKAIGKLRNGTYQVEMDNGAVISVAITVDQKLGQAVLDFSGSSEQQPGNFNAPTAITKAVVLYVFRSLVDAPIPLNVGCLKPLKIILPERSVLSPRWPAAVVAGNVETSQCITDAILGALGVQAESQGTMNNLTFGNSEFQYYETLCGGSGAGLSFSGTDAIHSHMTNSRLTDPEILESRYPVRLEAFSIRQNSGGNGIYRGGNGATRKLCFLQPMTLSLLGNHRRVAPKGLNGGEEGAIGRNELITNSGNHRSLPGCCQLQVNQGDTLIIHTPGGGGSGKACSASQTKSRK, from the coding sequence ATGCACGCAAACGGCTGGCAATTTTGGATCGATCGCGGCGGCACATTCACGGATATTGTCGCCCTTGATCCCCATGGCAATAATCACCAACACAAGTTGCTGTCAGAAAACCCCACCCAATATGAAGATGCTGCGCTGCAGGGGATCCTAGATCTACTGGGTTTAACAGCGCTGCACCAACTGCAAGGTGTCGCTATTGATGCCGTCAAAATGGGCACCACCGTTGCCACCAATGCACTGTTAGAACGTAAAGGCGAAGCGACCGCACTGCTCATTACTCAAGGGTTCGCTGATGCGCTCAAGATCGGTTACCAGCACCGCGCAGACCTGTTTTCATTACAAATAAAGCGTCCAGCCGCCCTCTATCAGCAGGTGGTCGAAGTTGAAGAACGTGTCGCTGCCAATGGCGAGCTAATTTCTCCACTCAATACAAAAAGAGTGTTAGCGCAATTAACAGCGCTTCACCAACAAGGTATACGAGCAGTCGCCATCGCATTGATGCACGCCTATCGCTACCCAGATCACGAACAGCAGATAGCCGCAATAGCTCAACAGGTAGGCTTCACGCAGATCTCGGTCTCACATCAGGTCAGTCCACTGATAAAATTGATTGGTCGTGGCGACACAACGGTTGTTGATGCATACCTCTCTCCCATTCTTCGCCGCTATGTTGATCGTATCGAAAAAACGTTGGGTCACTGCCCATTGCAGTTCATGCAAAGTAGCGGCGGACTGACCGACGCCCACAGTTTTCAGGGCAAAGACGCGATACTTTCAGGGCCTGCAGGCGGCGTCGTAGGGATGGTGGAGACCGCAAGAAAGGCCGGTTTTAGTCAGATCATCGGCTTTGACATGGGTGGCACAAGTACCGATGTCTCACTGTTTAATGGTGAGTATCAGCGTAGTTTCGAAACTGAAGTAGCCGGGGTGCGAATGCGTGCTCCTATGATGAAGATCCATACGGTTGCGGCTGGTGGCGGCTCTATACTCGCTTTCGATGGGGCACGACTCACCGTTGGTCCGGCATCTGCGGGCGCCTATCCCGGCCCAGCCTGTTATCGTAATGGTGGCCCCCTCACGGTTACAGACATCAATGTCTTGTTGGGAAAAATCCAACCCGACTTCTTTCCTGCTTTATTCGGCAAAGATGGCCAGCAAGCACTAGATATCAACCAGGTAAAAAACGATTTTCAACGCTTGGCAAATCAAGTCTCAGCAGCCAAGGGCTCAGCTTCCCGTCCAGAACAGATAGCGTCAGGCATGTTACGGCTCGCCGTAAACCACATGGCTAACGCCATTAAGAAGATATCCACGCAGCAGGGGCATGATGTAGGGCAGTTTACGCTCGCCTGCTTTGGTGGCGCCGGCGCTCAGCATGCTTGCTTGGTCGCAGATCAACTAGGTATTCGCTCCGTCTTTGTGCATCGCCTATCTGGAGTGTTGTCCGCCTACGGGATGGGTTTGGCAAGCGTCAGCCACATACAACAGCAAACTATCGAACGCCCCTTGGACGACTTCAATCAAGAAGCGCTGCAAGCTTTATTTCATCACCAAGTCGAAGAAGCTATTACCGCGCTCACGCGCCAGCACATTGCCGCTGCAGATATCTCATGTCGCAACAGCGTCAATCTACGCTACCAAGGGTCAGACACCCAGATCGAAATTGAGTTGGCGGATACAGACAGCATGACCGCCGCCTTTCGCCACAAACACCAGCAGCAATTTGGCTTCACCCAGGACTCGCCGTTAATCATTAGCGGGGTGCAAGTGGAAGCCTCAGCCGCAAACCGGCAACACGCCTCGCAGCCTAGTGCTGACGATTCCCCATGCGCATTGACCCGTACCCAGCCTTGCGCTATCACCACGCGTTCAGTGTTTATGGATGGCATATGGCAGCAAGCCCCCTTCTACGAACGAACAGGGCTCAGTTCAGGCGCCACACTTGCCGGTCCTGCGATTATTTTGGAGCCGGCCACTACAGTGGTGATTGAGCCCGGATGGCAAGCCCGCGTCAGCAATGATGATGGTCTGATCCTTGAGCGGGTAGTGCAATTGGCTAAAAATGAGGATATCGATACCAGCGCCAGCCCTGATCCCATCATGCTAGAACTGTTCAACAGCCTGTTCATGCACATCGCTGAACAGATGGGGACAACGCTACAACAAACCGCCAGCTCGGTGAACATTAAGGAACGTCTCGATTTTTCCTGTGCCGTGTTTGATAGTCATGGTGATCTGGTGGCTAATGCCCCGCACATGCCGGTACACCTAGGCTCGATGAGTGAAAGCGTTCGCAGTGTCATTGCGCAGAATCATGGGCGACTTAAGCCAGGTGATAGCATCATGCTTAACAGCCCCTACCACGGTGGCACCCATCTCCCCGATATCACAGTGGTCACGCCGCTGTTTAATCAGCGGGGCGACAAGATCCAATTCTTCGTCGCCAGTCGTGGCCACCATGCTGACATCGGCGGTACCACTCCAGGATCAATGCCAGCCGAAAGCTCTCATATTGAGCAAGAGGGGATCCTATTTGAAAACTTCAAGTTGGTCAGTCAAGGTGTGCTGGCAAGTGATGCCCTCTTAACAGCACTATCGCAAGGAAAATACCCTGCGCGAACCCCACTGCAAAACCTCGCGGATCTCAAGGCACAACTGGCCGCAAATCAGCGCGGAATTATGGAGCTGACCCGAACACTAAACCACTTTGGTGAACCTGCGGTGGCAGCCTATATGAGGCATGTGCAGAACTATGCCGAGCAGTGTGTAAGAAAGGCTATAGGCAAACTGCGCAATGGCACTTACCAAGTGGAAATGGACAATGGCGCAGTTATCTCAGTGGCGATCACGGTTGATCAAAAATTGGGGCAAGCCGTTTTAGATTTCAGCGGTAGCAGCGAACAGCAGCCAGGTAATTTCAACGCACCAACCGCCATCACAAAAGCGGTGGTGCTCTACGTTTTTCGCTCATTAGTCGACGCACCTATTCCGCTCAATGTCGGCTGCCTTAAGCCGCTTAAAATTATCCTTCCTGAACGCTCAGTGTTGTCACCTCGCTGGCCCGCCGCAGTAGTGGCCGGTAACGTCGAAACATCTCAATGTATCACTGATGCTATTTTGGGGGCACTCGGCGTACAGGCGGAAAGCCAGGGCACGATGAATAACCTCACCTTTGGCAATAGTGAGTTTCAATACTATGAGACTTTATGTGGTGGTTCCGGAGCCGGGCTGTCATTCTCCGGCACAGATGCCATACACAGCCATATGACAAACTCGCGATTGACGGATCCTGAAATACTCGAGTCCCGTTACCCTGTCCGTCTTGAAGCGTTTTCAATTAGACAAAACTCCGGCGGCAACGGTATCTATCGCGGCGGGAATGGTGCCACCCGTAAGCTCTGCTTTCTGCAGCCAATGACTCTCTCACTGCTTGGCAACCACAGGCGAGTGGCGCCCAAAGGGCTAAATGGCGGTGAAGAGGGGGCTATTGGACGCAACGAACTCATCACTAACAGTGGCAATCATCGCAGCCTGCCAGGATGCTGCCAGCTACAAGTGAATCAAGGGGACACTTTGATTATCCACACACCAGGCGGTGGCGGCTCCGGCAAAGCGTGCTCTGCTAGCCAGACAAAAAGCCGAAAATAA
- a CDS encoding TIGR03016 family PEP-CTERM system-associated outer membrane protein has protein sequence MPMDITTANWPLCLLLTASSLSLNAAEWQAVPKIYVEEMYSSNIERQRSDETESFVTEVSPGFALQGLGANFTAALNYALTGIYYTDDSDAKTSYHKANGNVAYSPWRPVTLYSTASYDQAITNLDRGLSDDIVSRQGNVSDRQQFVVGTRYSNQHAGWMVVDSDVSYRWVKADDTGPNNFESTEGHNISLDVTQGDRWDRIFWVGQYDEMRESSDSEPSLHTRFGKAQLGYFVWQHLGIYARYSYDDNQYSSVADNDQTLKSYGGGIRFSTGPKLVVDLGYNSVIDGDEPDYWNASVNWNPTQLTSFYADYDRRFYGESYALSLSHGTKKLQNSIQYTESVTTFSQSDNGSIDADLWCPLGGGGSLNDCSFAQPNQPPPPGQEVVSESLPYSSVNNQPYLNKMWVWTTALRLQKNTLLFNTYYSKREFGGQEPARSDEKTGGASLALDTRLNERSSLDNRIVYRRFEREAESGDDTEWSIRSAYVRRLWPSTSANVAAEYNTRDSYNGGTDYDEVRLLVGIRSQF, from the coding sequence ATGCCTATGGATATTACAACGGCTAACTGGCCGCTATGCTTACTGTTGACGGCCAGCTCTCTGTCACTCAATGCCGCCGAGTGGCAGGCAGTGCCGAAGATCTATGTTGAAGAGATGTACAGCAGTAACATTGAGCGACAACGCTCAGATGAAACAGAAAGTTTTGTTACTGAAGTCAGTCCGGGTTTTGCGCTACAGGGATTGGGTGCTAATTTCACCGCAGCATTAAACTACGCGCTTACGGGGATCTATTACACCGACGATAGTGATGCTAAAACCTCTTACCATAAAGCTAATGGTAACGTGGCATATTCCCCTTGGCGTCCAGTGACTCTCTATTCTACGGCAAGCTATGATCAAGCGATAACTAACTTGGATCGTGGTTTGTCTGACGATATTGTCTCTAGGCAGGGTAATGTCTCTGATCGACAGCAGTTTGTCGTAGGAACTCGATATTCCAATCAGCATGCAGGTTGGATGGTTGTTGATAGTGATGTTAGCTATCGCTGGGTTAAGGCCGATGATACCGGACCTAATAATTTTGAGAGTACAGAGGGTCACAATATTAGCCTTGATGTGACTCAGGGGGACCGCTGGGATCGGATTTTCTGGGTGGGACAGTATGATGAGATGCGAGAATCTTCCGACAGTGAACCATCGTTGCATACCCGATTTGGAAAAGCGCAGCTGGGGTATTTTGTTTGGCAACACCTCGGCATATATGCCCGCTATAGTTATGACGATAACCAATATTCTAGTGTTGCCGATAATGATCAGACGTTAAAAAGTTATGGGGGTGGTATCCGCTTTTCTACTGGTCCGAAACTTGTTGTCGACCTTGGTTATAACAGTGTGATTGATGGCGATGAACCGGATTATTGGAATGCCAGTGTCAACTGGAATCCGACGCAACTTACCTCATTCTATGCCGATTATGATCGTAGATTCTACGGCGAAAGCTACGCCTTAAGCTTATCCCATGGTACGAAAAAACTGCAAAATTCCATCCAATATACAGAGTCTGTAACGACGTTCAGCCAGTCAGACAACGGCAGTATCGATGCTGATTTATGGTGCCCGCTTGGTGGCGGGGGCAGTTTAAATGATTGTTCTTTTGCACAGCCTAATCAACCGCCTCCCCCAGGACAGGAAGTTGTTAGCGAGTCTTTACCCTATAGCTCGGTAAACAATCAGCCCTATTTAAATAAAATGTGGGTGTGGACAACAGCATTACGCCTGCAAAAAAATACGCTGTTGTTTAATACGTACTACTCTAAGCGAGAATTCGGAGGTCAAGAGCCTGCGCGTTCAGATGAGAAAACTGGCGGTGCAAGTTTAGCCCTTGATACCCGGTTAAACGAACGCTCTAGTTTGGATAATCGGATTGTCTACCGCCGCTTTGAGCGGGAGGCCGAGTCTGGTGACGACACCGAATGGTCTATACGTAGCGCTTACGTTCGTCGGCTTTGGCCGAGTACGTCGGCAAATGTCGCTGCGGAGTACAACACGCGTGATAGCTATAATGGTGGTACTGATTATGACGAAGTTCGCTTACTGGTGGGCATTCGAAGCCAATTTTAG